One window of the Lactobacillus sp. PV034 genome contains the following:
- a CDS encoding MFS transporter: MNVFLRNKDYRKFSIASFLSGAGDILFYLALMTYASKLKNYSLALSLIAISESVPKVFEIFAGYLADKTKNKFRNIVWMAFSRFVLYGIVGLLLISNLNQWNIVLAIIGINLISDTFGSYSGGLTAPLIVNLVGEKEFGEAEGFTSGISEIINMVAQFAGASLLLFLSYSNLAFVNAATFLIAGLLYASIGLKYRKKDQAAVKPEEVNDQNFLATMKSSFTQLKKEHGLITIILVIAMLNGTLGVIGALVPIVIAAHKTTMIISTYSFTIAIIGVVVSCGFILGSMFGQQLFKKISVFTLIISAVILSAFTTIAALVANIFVILPLYFSLAVVISTASIKMTQWLVEVIDRKILASSMGLLNSIIMVSSPALTTLFTTISGLTNVNYALLGLLGLILIVLVVASWVSMKLKQKNNLEDADLVSEG; encoded by the coding sequence ATGAATGTATTTTTAAGAAACAAAGATTATCGTAAGTTTTCTATTGCAAGTTTTCTCTCAGGAGCAGGGGATATTCTCTTTTATCTTGCTTTAATGACTTATGCTAGTAAGTTAAAGAATTACTCTTTGGCTCTTTCTTTAATTGCAATTTCTGAGTCAGTTCCAAAAGTATTTGAAATTTTTGCTGGTTATTTAGCTGATAAAACTAAAAATAAATTTAGAAATATTGTCTGGATGGCTTTCAGTAGATTCGTACTTTATGGCATTGTTGGACTTTTATTAATTAGTAATTTGAATCAATGGAATATTGTGCTGGCGATAATTGGAATTAATTTGATTTCTGATACTTTTGGTTCCTATTCCGGTGGCTTAACTGCACCTTTGATTGTTAATCTAGTTGGTGAAAAAGAATTTGGTGAAGCTGAAGGTTTTACTTCTGGAATAAGTGAAATTATTAATATGGTTGCTCAATTTGCAGGAGCAAGTTTATTACTTTTCTTATCTTACTCAAACTTGGCATTTGTTAATGCGGCCACTTTCTTAATTGCTGGCTTGCTCTATGCAAGTATCGGCTTAAAGTATCGTAAAAAAGACCAGGCAGCAGTTAAACCAGAAGAAGTTAATGATCAAAATTTCTTGGCAACAATGAAGTCTTCCTTTACGCAGCTAAAAAAAGAGCACGGCTTAATTACCATTATCTTGGTAATTGCCATGCTAAATGGAACCTTAGGTGTAATCGGCGCTTTAGTCCCAATTGTAATTGCAGCTCACAAAACTACGATGATTATTTCTACTTATAGTTTTACGATTGCTATTATTGGAGTAGTAGTTAGTTGTGGTTTTATCTTGGGAAGTATGTTTGGCCAACAATTATTTAAAAAGATTTCAGTTTTTACTTTAATAATTAGTGCCGTCATTCTTAGTGCATTCACAACTATTGCCGCACTTGTCGCAAATATTTTTGTAATTTTACCTTTATACTTCTCTTTAGCAGTTGTGATCAGTACGGCTTCAATTAAGATGACTCAGTGGTTAGTAGAAGTAATTGATCGCAAAATTCTCGCTTCATCTATGGGCTTATTAAATTCAATTATCATGGTGTCTTCACCAGCGCTAACGACTTTATTTACAACAATTTCTGGTCTTACTAATGTGAACTACGCCTTATTGGGATTGTTGGGTTTGATCTTGATTGTTTTGGTTGTAGCAAGTTGGGTAAGTATGAAGCTTAAGCAAAAAAATAATCTTGAAGATGCAGATTTAGTAAGTGAAGGATAA
- a CDS encoding helix-turn-helix domain-containing protein — protein sequence MTIGELLKEYRIRQDKKQKEFIGNIISPSYYSKVEKDLHRITVEDLTALLHYNNIPLWDFFSRLDSSDEFNHQQIKNLNDMMLDAYYSGDKERFSEISNLIDESNLSPKDKEEQKLLVAGWVESMKNEEDPADEELRNKLKEKIFSIPNFNEDKIVLFCNFMAFYDFESNKTITRQIMLQYQNTQNRKIQEDILAIIGNMLALITINKKYDQAVFYIEAANKIKTRPETFFYKNIIFFHENFINYHLTNNILYLQNCEKAVEVINTLGMLNYAHKLKKFYLTYK from the coding sequence ATGACAATTGGCGAGTTGCTAAAAGAATACCGGATTAGGCAAGATAAAAAGCAAAAAGAATTTATCGGTAATATCATTAGTCCCTCTTATTACTCTAAAGTAGAAAAAGATTTACACCGAATTACTGTTGAAGATCTCACTGCTTTACTGCATTACAATAATATTCCCCTATGGGATTTCTTCAGTCGCTTAGATTCAAGTGATGAATTTAACCATCAACAAATCAAAAATCTTAATGATATGATGCTTGATGCTTATTATTCAGGCGATAAAGAACGTTTTTCTGAAATTAGCAATTTAATTGATGAGAGCAACTTATCTCCTAAAGATAAAGAGGAACAAAAATTACTAGTAGCTGGATGGGTAGAATCAATGAAGAATGAAGAGGATCCAGCCGATGAAGAATTACGTAATAAATTAAAAGAGAAAATTTTTAGTATCCCTAATTTTAATGAAGATAAAATTGTTTTATTTTGTAATTTTATGGCATTTTATGACTTTGAGAGTAATAAAACAATTACTCGCCAAATTATGCTTCAATATCAAAATACCCAAAACAGAAAGATTCAAGAGGATATCTTAGCTATTATAGGTAATATGCTGGCACTTATTACCATTAATAAGAAATATGATCAAGCAGTTTTTTATATTGAAGCAGCTAACAAAATAAAAACTAGACCTGAGACTTTTTTCTATAAAAATATCATTTTCTTTCATGAAAACTTTATTAATTATCATTTAACAAATAATATTCTATATTTACAAAATTGCGAAAAAGCTGTTGAAGTAATCAATACATTGGGGATGTTAAACTATGCACATAAATTAAAAAAATTTTATCTTACATATAAATAA
- a CDS encoding putative holin-like toxin, with protein sequence MLSFGMFVLALLTYIDKHDK encoded by the coding sequence ATGCTTTCTTTTGGGATGTTCGTGTTAGCGTTGCTGACCTACATCGACAAGCACGACAAATAA
- a CDS encoding type II toxin-antitoxin system PemK/MazF family toxin, whose translation MMYPKKGDIVVVDAEPHSGHEMGGHNPNKGNIRRHYVVMSTTEYNEATHMFVGMPITTSSKYKDNPRYKSILIPGINGSGVKGYIVLWQLQNFDFDSRNGKIVNHIGVQLMDELQQYVDDMVGHE comes from the coding sequence ATAATGTATCCTAAAAAGGGAGATATCGTTGTTGTAGATGCAGAACCACATTCTGGTCATGAAATGGGTGGTCATAATCCTAACAAAGGAAATATAAGACGACATTATGTGGTCATGAGTACAACTGAGTACAATGAAGCTACTCATATGTTTGTAGGGATGCCAATAACTACATCGAGCAAGTATAAAGATAATCCACGCTATAAATCAATTTTAATACCAGGAATTAATGGAAGTGGCGTAAAAGGATACATAGTTTTATGGCAACTTCAAAATTTTGATTTTGATTCGCGTAATGGAAAAATAGTTAATCATATTGGAGTACAATTAATGGATGAATTACAACAATATGTTGACGATATGGTAGGGCATGAATAA
- a CDS encoding putative holin-like toxin has translation MSLILSFGMFVLALLTYIDKHDK, from the coding sequence ATTTCCTTAATACTTTCGTTTGGGATGTTCGTGTTAGCTTTACTCACCTACATCGACAAGCACGACAAATAA
- a CDS encoding alpha/beta hydrolase produces MKKIKLVKILFLMTLVLGLVGCSKTPQSAKKPKEQHFARAYVVKATPTLYFHGALSNYHSEESLVKAAEKAGVTNSVIRADVNADGKVKLVGTIPQNAVNPIVMVNYKNNVQIDFYKAGRYATNVVKALQEKYGITKMNMVGHSLGNMSIMYYMLENDTNSNLPQLQKQVDIAGHFDGVDSPGLTADLTQPKGLKVVNGKPNKMNKAYKQMLQLRHTYPLHQVEVLNIIGNTQNNSDGVVKNVSSLSLGYLVQDRAKSYQVLTYTGHNAEHGRLTFNSQVERDIINFLWE; encoded by the coding sequence ATGAAAAAGATTAAGCTAGTAAAAATTTTATTTTTGATGACTTTAGTTTTGGGATTGGTGGGATGCAGTAAGACACCGCAGTCTGCTAAAAAGCCTAAGGAACAACATTTTGCGCGAGCTTATGTTGTTAAAGCTACCCCCACCCTGTATTTTCACGGAGCACTAAGTAATTATCATAGTGAAGAATCATTGGTTAAGGCTGCCGAAAAAGCAGGGGTAACTAATAGCGTGATTCGTGCTGATGTGAATGCAGATGGAAAAGTCAAATTGGTTGGAACTATTCCGCAAAACGCAGTTAACCCAATTGTAATGGTGAACTACAAGAATAATGTGCAGATAGATTTTTATAAGGCGGGACGTTACGCCACTAATGTTGTCAAAGCTTTGCAAGAAAAGTATGGCATTACCAAAATGAATATGGTGGGCCATTCTTTAGGTAATATGTCGATTATGTATTATATGTTAGAAAATGATACTAATTCTAATTTGCCCCAACTCCAAAAGCAAGTAGATATTGCCGGCCACTTCGATGGGGTAGATTCACCTGGCTTAACCGCTGATTTGACGCAGCCAAAGGGATTAAAAGTAGTGAATGGTAAACCTAATAAGATGAACAAGGCTTATAAACAAATGTTGCAGCTACGGCATACCTATCCGCTTCATCAAGTAGAGGTATTGAATATTATTGGTAATACTCAAAATAATAGTGATGGAGTAGTAAAAAATGTTTCCAGTTTGTCTTTAGGATATTTAGTACAAGATCGGGCAAAATCTTATCAAGTTTTAACTTATACTGGGCATAATGCGGAGCATGGAAGATTAACTTTTAACTCACAAGTAGAAAGGGATATTATTAATTTTCTGTGGGAATAA
- a CDS encoding DUF3427 domain-containing protein, with protein MKDPVQEAILNGFYDQNYQGHELYGPKLLSNNDQEKIWFTLRQELLSAKHFTWAVAFVTRDMLVPFKVVMADLAKQGRSGTLITSDYLNFNDPVVFEELLKIPNLEVKLSQRDGFHAKGYLFDHEDYETLIIGSPNFTRNALLANYEWALKVSTKSNAALTQTIKKQIKELEKDSQPLTKDWIEIYRQNWSRPVAKKEVLVPTKEIRPNQMQAAALKELNGLVKAKEKRGLVVSATGTGKTYLGAFAVKDFKPQKFIYVVHREQIAKKAMESFYQVIGGDRKDYGVLSGHHHDLDKKYLFATVQTLSQENVLAKLDQDSFDYILIDEAHRAAAPSYQKIINYFKPEFLLGMTATPERMDEQDVYQIFDYNLAYEVRLQDALEDKMLAPFHYVGVQDYEQDGEVIDETSNLSRLTAQARVDYVLKELAYYGYCGKQAKGLVFCSRQDEAKELANIFTKKGHPAKALTNQDSEKKRQEVVKQLEVGDLEYIFTVDLFNEGVDIPALNQIVMLRNTQSSIVFIQQLGRGLRKYPGKDYVTVIDFIGNYKNNYLIPLALNNDNSRDKDRTRAEVKLPEVIGVSTINFSKIASEKILASLDQVKLDSMKELRASYKDLKNKIGRIPYLMDFAKYGSTSPTVLIKNKALNSYADFLMKMGERVQLTEYEKQVLSFVTKELALGKRPHELILLKLLLENNQVSRETYLTNLAKNGAYIDDEVIDSIEKILSLAFFDVKAGETTKKEQYGKQALVSFNEDKYELNETIKHSLKNSDFVQLFRDAIEVGLKLNQEYDGQTQFTLYQKYDRKDVCRLLNWPLDVSAPMYGYRVDEKVTPIFITYKKDSDKKRNAIYQNTFEDGRSLRWYTRTPRHLDSDEVKRLLEPKMRLELFVKRSDAAGKDFFYLGPATIQKDSVKEELIGSKKKPAVGMNLRLTTPLASQMYALLLDE; from the coding sequence GTGAAAGATCCAGTTCAAGAAGCAATCTTAAATGGCTTTTATGACCAAAATTATCAGGGACATGAATTATATGGGCCTAAATTATTATCAAATAATGACCAAGAAAAAATTTGGTTTACTCTGAGACAAGAATTATTAAGTGCCAAACATTTTACCTGGGCTGTTGCTTTTGTGACTCGTGATATGTTAGTGCCATTTAAAGTTGTAATGGCTGATCTAGCCAAGCAGGGAAGAAGTGGTACTTTAATTACTAGCGATTATTTAAACTTTAATGATCCCGTAGTTTTTGAAGAGCTGTTAAAAATTCCAAATTTGGAAGTGAAGCTCAGTCAAAGAGATGGCTTTCATGCCAAAGGTTATCTTTTTGATCATGAAGATTACGAAACTTTAATCATTGGGAGCCCTAATTTTACTCGGAATGCCTTATTAGCTAATTATGAATGGGCGTTAAAGGTAAGTACTAAGTCAAATGCAGCTTTAACCCAGACAATTAAAAAGCAAATTAAGGAATTGGAAAAAGATAGTCAGCCTTTGACAAAAGACTGGATTGAAATTTATCGTCAAAATTGGAGTAGACCAGTTGCTAAGAAAGAGGTTTTGGTACCTACAAAAGAAATTAGACCTAATCAAATGCAAGCAGCTGCCTTAAAGGAACTAAATGGTCTAGTTAAGGCAAAAGAAAAAAGAGGCTTGGTTGTTTCTGCTACAGGAACGGGGAAAACATATTTAGGTGCATTTGCAGTAAAAGACTTTAAGCCCCAAAAATTCATCTATGTGGTGCACCGTGAACAAATTGCTAAGAAAGCCATGGAAAGTTTTTACCAGGTAATTGGTGGTGACCGTAAAGATTATGGAGTTTTGTCCGGTCATCATCATGATTTAGATAAAAAATATTTATTTGCGACCGTCCAAACTTTGAGTCAAGAAAATGTTTTAGCTAAATTAGACCAAGATAGCTTCGATTATATTTTGATTGATGAAGCTCACCGGGCAGCGGCACCTTCTTATCAAAAAATCATCAATTACTTTAAACCAGAATTTTTGCTGGGGATGACGGCTACACCAGAACGAATGGACGAACAAGATGTCTATCAAATCTTTGATTATAATTTAGCCTATGAAGTTCGGCTGCAAGATGCCTTAGAAGATAAAATGCTGGCGCCATTTCACTATGTTGGTGTCCAAGACTATGAACAAGATGGTGAAGTAATTGATGAAACTAGTAACTTGAGTCGCTTGACGGCTCAAGCCCGAGTTGATTATGTTTTAAAAGAACTAGCTTATTATGGTTATTGTGGTAAGCAGGCGAAGGGACTAGTTTTTTGTAGTCGTCAAGATGAAGCTAAAGAATTAGCTAATATATTTACTAAAAAGGGACATCCTGCAAAAGCCTTAACTAATCAAGATAGTGAAAAGAAACGGCAAGAAGTCGTCAAGCAATTAGAGGTAGGAGATTTAGAATATATTTTTACTGTAGACCTCTTCAATGAGGGTGTAGATATTCCCGCACTTAATCAAATTGTGATGTTGCGTAATACGCAATCAAGTATTGTTTTTATTCAGCAACTTGGGCGCGGGCTGCGTAAATATCCTGGTAAGGATTATGTTACGGTAATTGACTTCATTGGTAATTATAAGAATAACTATTTAATTCCGTTGGCATTAAATAATGATAATAGTAGGGATAAAGATAGAACTCGGGCTGAGGTTAAGCTGCCAGAAGTTATTGGTGTTTCAACAATTAACTTTTCGAAGATTGCTAGTGAAAAAATTCTAGCCTCACTTGATCAAGTTAAACTTGATAGCATGAAAGAATTGCGTGCTTCTTACAAGGACCTTAAGAATAAAATTGGTCGTATTCCTTATTTAATGGATTTTGCAAAATATGGTTCAACTAGCCCAACTGTTTTGATTAAAAATAAAGCTTTAAATTCCTATGCTGACTTTTTGATGAAAATGGGAGAAAGAGTTCAATTAACCGAATATGAAAAGCAAGTACTCTCGTTTGTAACTAAAGAACTTGCTTTGGGTAAACGACCACATGAGTTAATCTTGTTAAAATTACTGTTAGAAAATAATCAAGTTTCACGTGAAACGTATCTTACAAATTTAGCCAAAAATGGTGCTTACATTGATGATGAGGTAATTGATTCAATTGAAAAAATTCTAAGTTTGGCATTTTTTGATGTGAAAGCAGGTGAGACAACTAAGAAGGAACAATATGGTAAGCAAGCACTTGTCTCATTTAATGAAGATAAATATGAGCTGAATGAAACAATTAAGCATAGTCTTAAAAATTCTGATTTTGTACAACTATTTAGAGACGCAATTGAAGTGGGACTTAAGTTAAACCAGGAATATGATGGGCAGACACAATTTACGCTTTATCAAAAATATGATCGTAAAGATGTTTGTCGTCTGCTTAATTGGCCTTTAGATGTCAGCGCACCAATGTATGGCTATCGTGTTGATGAAAAAGTTACCCCGATTTTTATTACTTATAAAAAGGATTCGGATAAAAAACGCAACGCAATTTATCAAAATACCTTTGAAGACGGTCGTAGTTTGCGCTGGTATACACGCACGCCACGCCATCTTGATTCTGATGAAGTCAAAAGATTGCTTGAACCGAAGATGAGATTAGAATTATTTGTGAAGCGAAGTGATGCGGCAGGGAAAGATTTTTTCTATTTAGGTCCAGCTACTATTCAAAAAGATTCTGTAAAAGAAGAACTAATTGGCAGTAAGAAAAAGCCAGCAGTGGGGATGAATCTCAGATTAACCACACCGCTGGCTAGTCAAATGTATGCTTTATTGTTAGATGAGTAG
- a CDS encoding MFS transporter, translating into MKKLTKQQWQWIFYDWANSGYGIVVVTAVLPVYFKAVAKNAGLSAANSTAYWGYANSFGTLIVSVLAPLLGALADYPHAKKRWLNIFTGLGIALTFALALVPTGQWLWLLVIYIGSLIGYSGGNLFYDSFLTDVANDKQMDRVSSYGYGMGYLGGVLAFIIFLAAQLSHGFNGLLDSYGVAKFSFLLAAVWWIIFAWPLMCHGKQVYSVAATANPLKDSLRRLKLTIQHLNNYRQLVWFLVAYFFYIDGVDTIFTMATVIGTDLGIKTTDLMLVLLVVQLIAFPFSILYGWLANKISTRYTIMMGIIIYLGICLYALNLHSLRDFWILAILVGTSQGGIQALSRSYFGRLVPKDESSEFYGFYNILGKFSAILGPVIVGIVTQWTGKSTVGAASLSILFLIGLIFFMTMPLRKEKN; encoded by the coding sequence ATGAAGAAACTTACAAAACAACAATGGCAATGGATTTTTTATGATTGGGCAAATTCTGGATATGGTATTGTTGTCGTAACGGCAGTTTTACCCGTATATTTTAAGGCAGTCGCCAAGAATGCTGGGTTAAGTGCTGCTAATTCCACTGCTTATTGGGGTTATGCCAATAGTTTTGGTACTTTAATTGTGTCAGTTCTAGCACCGTTGCTTGGGGCTCTGGCCGATTACCCACATGCTAAAAAGCGTTGGTTAAATATTTTTACAGGTCTTGGAATTGCTTTAACTTTTGCTTTAGCCTTGGTGCCAACTGGGCAATGGTTATGGCTCCTAGTAATTTATATTGGCTCACTAATTGGTTATTCAGGAGGAAATTTATTTTATGATAGCTTTCTAACTGATGTGGCCAATGATAAGCAGATGGATCGGGTCTCTTCTTATGGTTATGGGATGGGCTATCTAGGTGGTGTGCTGGCCTTTATCATTTTTTTGGCAGCGCAGTTAAGTCATGGTTTTAATGGTCTGCTGGATAGTTATGGTGTCGCTAAATTTAGTTTTCTCTTGGCAGCAGTTTGGTGGATTATTTTTGCGTGGCCACTGATGTGCCATGGAAAGCAAGTTTATAGTGTGGCAGCAACTGCTAATCCTTTAAAAGATAGCTTGCGTCGTTTGAAACTCACTATCCAACATTTAAATAATTATCGTCAGTTAGTGTGGTTTTTAGTAGCTTACTTCTTCTATATTGATGGGGTAGATACGATTTTTACAATGGCAACAGTGATTGGAACTGACCTTGGGATCAAGACCACTGATCTGATGTTGGTGCTTTTAGTAGTGCAGCTAATTGCCTTTCCCTTTTCAATTCTTTATGGTTGGCTAGCCAACAAAATTTCTACACGTTATACGATCATGATGGGAATTATCATTTATTTAGGGATTTGTTTGTATGCTTTAAACTTGCATAGTTTGCGTGACTTTTGGATTTTGGCAATCTTAGTTGGAACAAGTCAAGGCGGAATTCAGGCATTAAGTAGATCATATTTTGGTCGTTTGGTCCCTAAAGATGAAAGTAGTGAATTTTACGGCTTTTATAATATATTAGGAAAATTTTCAGCTATCTTAGGTCCGGTTATTGTAGGAATTGTAACCCAGTGGACGGGTAAATCAACTGTTGGTGCCGCTTCATTGAGTATTCTATTTTTAATTGGCTTAATTTTCTTTATGACAATGCCTTTAAGAAAAGAAAAAAATTAA
- a CDS encoding alkaline phosphatase family protein gives MAQRKLVVISIDAMGYKDLAEQTDLAPTLTKLRDQGSWVKRVQGVSPTLTYPSHTTIVTGQYPAVHGVINNTKLQPKRESPDWLWYRRYIKVPTLYDLAHEKGLKTAALLWPVTGSSKIDYNLAEIFSNRPWSNQVLVSLKSSSPKFIYDMNKKYGHMLKGIKQPWRDDFITACAVDTLKNKQPDLMLLHLVDMDSMRHRYGVNSPEARAAWGRQDKRIAQIIAATKSAGTYEHTNFVIVGDHYQIDVKKMIHLNMIFEQHGWLEGIPRKTTFKKNWQVTAKNCDGETYIYTCGKVDLAKVKESFAHVEGIKAIYDQKEAIARGADPHCAFLVAAKPGYYFTDEVNRPAVVEEVDPATLDEPNRYRGMHGFDPNEPDYYTSAIFFGPDVKSGITVEKSAMVNEAPTLARLLNLKFPEPIAGKKIKEVLKK, from the coding sequence ATGGCGCAAAGAAAATTAGTTGTAATTTCCATTGATGCAATGGGATATAAAGATTTAGCTGAACAAACCGATTTAGCTCCAACATTAACCAAGTTACGCGATCAGGGAAGTTGGGTAAAAAGAGTTCAAGGTGTTTCTCCGACACTAACTTATCCTTCTCATACCACCATTGTCACTGGCCAGTATCCGGCAGTTCATGGGGTAATCAATAATACGAAACTTCAGCCAAAGCGGGAAAGTCCAGACTGGCTCTGGTATCGTCGCTATATCAAAGTTCCAACACTTTATGACCTAGCTCATGAAAAGGGGCTAAAAACTGCTGCCCTTCTTTGGCCAGTAACCGGTTCAAGCAAGATTGATTATAATTTAGCTGAAATTTTTTCAAATCGTCCCTGGAGTAATCAAGTTTTAGTATCGTTGAAATCTAGTTCGCCTAAATTTATCTATGACATGAATAAAAAATATGGTCATATGTTAAAAGGAATAAAGCAACCTTGGCGTGATGACTTTATTACTGCTTGTGCAGTTGATACCTTAAAAAATAAACAGCCGGATTTGATGTTGCTTCACTTGGTAGACATGGATAGTATGCGCCACCGTTATGGAGTTAATTCTCCCGAAGCTAGAGCAGCTTGGGGACGCCAAGATAAACGTATTGCACAAATAATTGCCGCAACAAAGAGTGCTGGGACTTATGAGCATACTAATTTTGTCATTGTTGGTGACCATTATCAAATTGATGTCAAAAAAATGATCCACTTGAATATGATCTTTGAACAACATGGTTGGCTTGAGGGAATTCCTAGGAAAACAACGTTTAAAAAGAATTGGCAAGTGACGGCCAAAAATTGCGATGGTGAAACTTACATATACACATGTGGAAAAGTTGACCTGGCAAAAGTGAAAGAAAGTTTTGCACATGTGGAAGGAATTAAAGCGATTTATGATCAAAAAGAAGCCATTGCGCGCGGGGCAGATCCACATTGTGCCTTTTTAGTTGCAGCTAAACCTGGCTACTATTTCACTGATGAAGTTAATCGCCCAGCAGTTGTAGAAGAGGTGGATCCAGCAACTTTAGATGAACCTAATCGTTATCGCGGGATGCATGGCTTTGATCCTAATGAACCAGATTATTATACTTCTGCAATTTTCTTTGGACCTGATGTAAAGTCAGGTATTACAGTTGAAAAATCAGCAATGGTAAATGAAGCTCCAACGTTAGCTCGTTTATTAAACCTTAAATTTCCTGAGCCCATTGCGGGTAAAAAAATTAAAGAAGTACTCAAAAAATAA
- a CDS encoding exodeoxyribonuclease III has protein sequence MILISWNIDSLNAALTSDSNRAQETRVVLKTIKENDPDVIAIQETKLRATGPTKKHQEKLAEFFPDYDYVWRSSEEPARKGYAGTMFLYKKEYDPKVTYPRIDAPDTMDDEGRIITMEFPEVFVTQVYTPNSGNELKRLADRQGWDRQYADYLAELDKEKPVIASGDYNVAHTEIDLKHPENNHHNAGFTDEERQDFEALLAKGFTDTFRKVHGNVEGVYSWWAQRVRTSKANNSGWRIDYYLVSNRIADAVKRSEMIDTGERKDHAPLLLEIDL, from the coding sequence ATGATCTTAATTTCATGGAATATTGATTCTTTAAATGCCGCCTTAACTAGTGATTCTAATCGCGCGCAAGAAACTAGAGTTGTTTTAAAAACAATCAAGGAAAATGATCCAGATGTTATCGCTATTCAAGAAACAAAATTAAGGGCAACTGGACCAACAAAAAAACACCAAGAAAAATTGGCAGAATTTTTTCCAGATTATGATTATGTTTGGCGTTCATCAGAAGAACCAGCGCGTAAGGGCTATGCTGGGACTATGTTTTTATATAAAAAAGAATATGACCCTAAAGTAACTTATCCTCGAATTGATGCACCTGACACGATGGATGATGAAGGCCGTATTATTACGATGGAATTTCCCGAAGTATTTGTCACTCAAGTTTATACCCCAAATTCTGGGAATGAATTAAAACGCTTGGCTGATCGTCAAGGTTGGGATCGTCAGTATGCCGATTATTTGGCAGAACTTGATAAAGAAAAGCCGGTTATTGCCAGCGGGGATTATAACGTGGCACATACAGAAATTGATTTAAAGCATCCCGAAAATAACCATCATAATGCTGGCTTCACTGATGAAGAGCGTCAAGACTTTGAAGCATTGCTAGCGAAAGGTTTTACCGATACTTTCCGTAAAGTTCATGGTAATGTAGAGGGCGTATATTCTTGGTGGGCACAAAGAGTGCGTACCAGTAAAGCCAATAATTCAGGCTGGCGGATTGATTATTATCTAGTTTCTAACCGTATTGCGGATGCAGTTAAGCGTTCAGAAATGATAGATACGGGGGAGCGTAAAGATCATGCCCCTTTATTATTAGAAATTGATTTATAA
- a CDS encoding GlsB/YeaQ/YmgE family stress response membrane protein → MLHWLWVLIVGGIIGLIAGAITHKGGSMNWILNIIAGLVGSSIGEGLLGAWGPQLAGMAIIPSLLGAIILVIIVSWVLSMIHGKEA, encoded by the coding sequence ATGTTGCACTGGTTATGGGTTTTAATAGTAGGTGGAATTATCGGTTTAATTGCAGGCGCAATTACACACAAAGGTGGTTCAATGAACTGGATCTTAAATATTATTGCCGGTTTAGTAGGATCATCAATTGGTGAAGGACTTTTGGGAGCATGGGGCCCACAACTAGCAGGTATGGCAATTATCCCTTCCTTACTAGGCGCAATTATTTTGGTAATTATTGTTTCCTGGGTTCTTTCAATGATTCATGGTAAAGAGGCTTAG
- a CDS encoding CsbD family protein, whose product MTNDKHGLKDKVEGKLKEIEGKITGDKARELEGKAQGAKGKATDKVNKVIDDVKDKN is encoded by the coding sequence ATGACAAATGATAAACATGGTCTAAAAGACAAAGTCGAAGGCAAGCTTAAGGAGATTGAAGGCAAGATTACGGGAGATAAAGCTCGTGAACTTGAAGGCAAGGCTCAAGGAGCCAAAGGCAAAGCTACTGATAAAGTTAATAAGGTAATTGATGATGTAAAAGATAAAAATTAA